In one window of Candidatus Avedoeria danica DNA:
- a CDS encoding right-handed parallel beta-helix repeat-containing protein, translating to MTLRTLGLDRLAGALGVRRLSLCVGLLLASSAIGRESPASSPPTVSGQPLAPFTSAEIKGCPVLPADNIWNAAVDTMPVVPNSDLYVDTIGADVGLHPDFGAGLLEGTSSPIGIPFVDVPASQPGVEVTFEYADESDPGPYPIPTDAPIEGGPDGDGDRHVLVLERDNCKLYELFDAHPQDDGSWKAVGGAIYDLNSHDLRPDGWTSADAAGLPVLPGLVRYEEVAAGEILHALRFTVPATRRAYVWPARHRASTRTEERFPPMGQRFRLKADFDMSGFSPQVRVILRALQKYGMMLADNGSPWYLSGAPDDRWDNDVLRELRGVKGADFEAVDVSSLQLNPDSGQVRTTSATATRGPTNTRTPSTIPPTPSVPPTPTIPRTPDDSPLYLPLVYNGLALAPPAATRTTQPATPVPPTRTSQPATPVQTTQPPTPTRTVPPATPPRTTPPATPTLAVVSADLFVDDDNTTGAADGSVRRPYRTVQQAIDAASGGNVIAVAGGTYIEAVLVQNKTVSLYGGYIGGTEADYTGGTGGNFGVRNPTANVANLQGNLQDSVVTLLESGSTVVDGFRITRGVRSTIPLPGCVGGGLYVLGGEPSISNNIIENNSTCADAANGEDLLGGGIYASNANISIQGNVIRDNVSGRGAAIAIAGGEVVIRGNTIQDNIGRGDHGGGVYVFSPNAQISHNLIAGNEIGRELGYGWGGGMAIFNEGGFFRLSYNVFTDNFAPSLGSAILVDNGARAEMDHELFYANQCGVSSGVPGGVSTVFVDGDAGGMGSSLTMSNSTIAGHDCDPPVAGTAVTVLEFSDVTIRNSIFWGNGGDDVEVDETSKINIRYTLSEELLSGMGNLSTDPLFANLAGNDFHVRSSAGRWDPAANGGAGGWVLDNQDSPAIDAADPASPFAAEPEPNGGRANMGVYGDTPQASKSAPR from the coding sequence GTGACGCTGCGAACGCTCGGCCTTGATCGACTGGCGGGTGCCCTGGGGGTACGACGGCTTTCCCTGTGTGTAGGCTTGCTGCTTGCCTCATCCGCGATCGGCCGGGAGTCACCTGCTTCCAGCCCACCGACCGTTTCGGGCCAGCCACTCGCTCCCTTCACGTCGGCCGAGATCAAGGGCTGCCCCGTCCTTCCCGCCGACAATATCTGGAACGCCGCGGTGGACACCATGCCGGTAGTCCCCAATTCAGACCTCTACGTCGACACCATCGGCGCCGACGTGGGCCTTCACCCTGACTTCGGCGCCGGTCTCTTGGAGGGCACGAGCTCCCCGATCGGCATTCCATTCGTGGACGTACCGGCGAGCCAGCCCGGGGTGGAGGTCACCTTCGAGTACGCCGACGAGAGCGACCCGGGCCCCTACCCCATTCCCACAGACGCGCCGATCGAAGGCGGTCCCGACGGCGACGGCGATCGGCACGTGCTGGTCTTGGAACGGGACAACTGCAAGCTCTACGAGCTGTTCGACGCCCATCCCCAGGACGACGGCAGCTGGAAGGCCGTCGGCGGCGCGATTTATGACTTGAACTCGCACGACCTGCGTCCGGACGGCTGGACGTCGGCCGATGCCGCCGGCCTCCCCGTCCTGCCCGGTCTCGTGCGCTATGAAGAGGTGGCCGCCGGCGAGATCCTCCACGCGCTGCGCTTCACGGTTCCGGCGACCCGCCGGGCGTATGTCTGGCCGGCGCGGCACCGCGCCTCGACCCGCACCGAGGAGCGGTTCCCGCCCATGGGCCAGCGCTTCCGCCTCAAGGCCGACTTCGACATGTCCGGATTCTCGCCGCAGGTGCGGGTCATCCTGCGCGCGCTCCAGAAGTACGGCATGATGCTGGCCGACAACGGATCGCCCTGGTACCTATCCGGCGCGCCCGACGACCGTTGGGACAACGACGTTCTGCGAGAGCTTCGGGGCGTGAAAGGGGCGGATTTTGAGGCCGTCGACGTCTCCTCGCTGCAGTTGAACCCCGACTCGGGCCAGGTTCGGACGACCTCTGCCACGGCGACGCGGGGGCCGACCAACACCCGGACGCCCAGCACCATTCCACCGACGCCCTCCGTCCCTCCGACGCCCACCATCCCTCGGACGCCCGACGACTCGCCACTCTACCTGCCGCTGGTCTACAACGGCCTGGCGCTTGCGCCGCCCGCGGCGACCCGAACCACGCAGCCCGCCACTCCCGTTCCGCCAACCAGGACGTCGCAGCCCGCCACGCCCGTGCAGACGACGCAGCCTCCCACGCCAACGCGGACGGTGCCGCCCGCCACGCCACCCCGTACGACGCCGCCTGCCACGCCAACGCTGGCCGTGGTCTCCGCCGACCTCTTCGTCGACGACGACAACACCACCGGCGCTGCGGACGGCAGCGTCCGCCGTCCGTACAGGACCGTCCAGCAGGCCATCGACGCCGCCTCGGGCGGGAATGTCATCGCGGTGGCGGGTGGAACCTATATCGAGGCCGTGCTCGTGCAGAACAAGACCGTGTCGCTTTATGGGGGGTACATCGGGGGCACTGAGGCCGACTATACCGGTGGGACCGGCGGCAACTTCGGGGTTCGCAACCCCACCGCCAACGTTGCCAACCTCCAAGGCAACTTGCAGGATTCGGTGGTCACGCTGCTCGAGTCCGGCTCGACCGTCGTGGACGGCTTCCGCATCACCCGCGGGGTGCGCTCTACGATTCCGCTGCCAGGGTGTGTGGGTGGTGGACTCTACGTCCTGGGCGGCGAGCCATCGATCTCGAACAACATCATCGAGAACAACAGCACCTGCGCCGACGCCGCGAACGGCGAGGATCTGCTCGGTGGCGGCATCTACGCCAGCAACGCAAACATCTCGATCCAGGGCAATGTCATCCGCGACAACGTCTCCGGGCGCGGCGCTGCCATCGCGATCGCCGGCGGGGAGGTGGTCATCCGCGGCAACACCATCCAGGACAACATCGGTCGCGGCGACCACGGCGGGGGCGTCTACGTCTTCTCGCCAAACGCCCAGATCTCCCACAACCTCATCGCGGGCAACGAAATCGGACGGGAGCTGGGCTACGGCTGGGGCGGCGGAATGGCGATCTTCAACGAAGGCGGCTTTTTCAGACTGTCCTACAACGTCTTTACCGACAACTTCGCCCCCTCCCTCGGCAGCGCCATCCTCGTCGACAACGGCGCGCGCGCCGAAATGGACCACGAACTGTTCTACGCGAACCAGTGTGGCGTGTCGAGCGGCGTGCCGGGCGGTGTGTCGACGGTCTTCGTCGATGGCGACGCCGGCGGTATGGGCTCAAGCCTCACCATGAGCAACAGCACGATCGCCGGCCACGACTGTGATCCACCGGTCGCCGGTACTGCAGTCACCGTGCTGGAGTTTTCCGACGTCACCATCCGGAACAGCATTTTCTGGGGCAATGGCGGGGACGACGTCGAGGTGGATGAGACCTCCAAGATCAACATCCGCTACACGCTCTCCGAGGAGCTTCTTTCAGGGATGGGCAACCTGTCCACCGATCCCCTGTTCGCCAACCTGGCCGGCAACGACTTCCACGTGCGCTCGTCTGCCGGGCGCTGGGATCCGGCGGCCAACGGGGGCGCCGGCGGGTGGGTACTGGACAACCAGGACAGTCCCGCCATCGATGCCGCCGACCCGGCATCGCCCTTCGCCGCCGAGCCCGAACCCAATGGTGGCCGGGCCAATATGGGCGTCTACGGCGACACGCCACAGGCAAGCAAGTCCGCGCCGCGATGA
- a CDS encoding SUMF1/EgtB/PvdO family nonheme iron enzyme — protein sequence MRQALAAVRHLESKARRQPNPLLGLQIVDVRLREMGVTASDENRQWALAGVLVDLVTERLAALRREANGPGVAALAAGATPARELARLADDFRAGDHVRECWSAIHSRFISTASPPMDEVARVAGVGRVTLARRLNQGLALLSNDLRRRELELVRRGELPYSPRPAQRVRVHPHGGADPIEPPSLVARRVLESVQAERHPGIDLSAADALTLVSRPPADLEAYRVARIAAWSQPRHSLDQRFVRLTLVVDAGEEEPAGRWQTGGQHEDIAAALDAAGSPVVALLGAPGSGKSSLLGRFELDEAVAALHGETDAVTFFVPLGQYRPVAGRALSAPGPWLEARWHERHPDLPALADFLAQGQLTLLLDGLNEMPHVDGAEYHAQVAAWRHYLVDELAAVAGNRAIVSCRSLDYSAPLSSAELRVPQLQVEPLTDDQVRTFLWAHRPALAEQLWATLSGSPRLAVLRVPYALKLLVDQAGPSGDLPGGGAALFTGMVRQALRREIERDNTAFRPGLVLDQRDVRQVTQWRWRTPFELPERGVLFPGLASLAWGMQSRGLGGDGAQVRVDRAEALALSAAPPSGGLIEAGLALAVLDEEVASDDVSFRHQLLQEYFAARRLAAAPAPDRVCQAWRAVDVVPSVAELLAAIPAGEPLPPLPATGWEETTGLAAEMATDATAFLEGVAAANLALAGAIAARPDVAARLDNGFVDDLRSRLTLRSRDGAADVRARIAAARALGTLGDPRWPRRAGPDGDHLAPPLLEIAAGDYPLGRAEPFEALGRQWWARYTPHTVRLDRFAMGRFPVTNAEWACFMAADGYEDERWWDTPAAADWRRGVGTTLGIHLSVQEWVRRYRANPDLLAATRREGGFTHEVFERWRRRLAMTETELALHLAELYPSERKTAPRQWTNGRFNHPAQPVVAVTWYEARAYCNWLAAQTGRPFRLPTDAEFEAAARGPSGRDYPWGGPFDPARLNCVLSHIMTTTPVGVYPDGDTSDGFSDLSGNVETWTSTLVGTGDDTAPDGPREWHRDLEAVDVPSSQRRVVRGGCWMDNHSRVHPSYGVGYGPDFCPDSVGLRLACSLDGSTTVPA from the coding sequence GTGCGTCAGGCACTGGCCGCCGTTCGCCACCTGGAGTCCAAGGCCCGCCGCCAGCCGAACCCGCTGCTCGGCCTGCAGATCGTGGACGTCCGGCTGCGCGAGATGGGCGTGACCGCCAGCGACGAGAACCGCCAGTGGGCGTTGGCGGGCGTTTTGGTCGACCTCGTCACCGAACGCCTCGCGGCGCTGCGTCGCGAAGCGAACGGTCCAGGAGTAGCCGCCCTTGCGGCCGGCGCGACGCCGGCCCGGGAGCTGGCGCGGTTGGCCGACGACTTCAGGGCCGGTGACCACGTCCGCGAATGCTGGAGCGCCATTCACAGCCGCTTCATCTCGACGGCCAGCCCGCCGATGGACGAAGTGGCCCGCGTGGCCGGCGTCGGCCGGGTGACGCTGGCCCGCCGGCTGAACCAAGGGCTGGCGCTGCTGTCCAATGACCTCCGGCGCCGCGAGCTCGAACTCGTCCGCCGCGGCGAGCTGCCCTACAGCCCGCGGCCCGCCCAGCGGGTGCGCGTGCATCCGCACGGCGGCGCCGACCCAATCGAACCGCCGAGCCTCGTGGCGCGCCGGGTGCTCGAATCGGTGCAGGCGGAGCGTCACCCAGGCATCGACCTCTCGGCGGCCGACGCGCTGACGCTGGTCAGCCGGCCGCCGGCGGACCTCGAGGCCTACCGCGTGGCGCGTATCGCCGCATGGTCCCAGCCGCGCCACTCCTTGGACCAGCGCTTCGTGCGCCTGACGCTGGTGGTGGATGCCGGCGAGGAGGAGCCCGCCGGCCGCTGGCAGACCGGCGGTCAGCACGAGGACATCGCCGCGGCGCTCGATGCGGCCGGCAGTCCGGTGGTCGCCCTCCTGGGCGCGCCCGGCAGCGGCAAGTCGAGTTTGCTTGGGCGTTTCGAGCTGGACGAAGCGGTGGCGGCGCTGCACGGCGAGACCGACGCGGTGACGTTCTTTGTGCCGCTCGGCCAGTATCGGCCCGTCGCTGGCCGGGCGCTGAGCGCTCCCGGGCCGTGGCTGGAGGCGCGGTGGCACGAACGCCATCCGGACCTGCCCGCATTGGCGGACTTCCTGGCCCAGGGTCAGTTGACGCTGCTGCTGGACGGGCTTAATGAGATGCCGCACGTCGATGGCGCCGAGTACCACGCGCAGGTGGCCGCCTGGCGGCACTACCTTGTCGACGAGCTGGCGGCGGTGGCCGGCAACCGCGCCATCGTCAGCTGCCGGAGCCTTGACTACAGCGCGCCGCTGTCGTCGGCCGAGCTGCGTGTGCCGCAGTTGCAGGTGGAGCCGCTGACGGACGACCAGGTCCGGACGTTCCTGTGGGCCCACCGACCGGCGCTGGCCGAGCAACTGTGGGCAACGCTGTCCGGCTCGCCGCGGCTGGCGGTGCTGCGCGTGCCGTACGCCCTGAAGCTGCTGGTCGATCAGGCCGGGCCCAGCGGCGACCTTCCGGGCGGTGGGGCGGCGTTGTTCACGGGCATGGTGCGTCAGGCCCTGCGCCGAGAGATCGAGCGCGACAACACCGCCTTTCGACCGGGCCTAGTGCTTGACCAGCGCGACGTCCGCCAGGTCACCCAGTGGCGCTGGCGGACGCCGTTCGAACTGCCGGAGCGCGGTGTGCTGTTCCCGGGGCTGGCGAGCCTGGCGTGGGGCATGCAGTCGCGGGGCCTGGGTGGAGACGGGGCGCAGGTACGCGTCGACCGCGCCGAGGCGCTGGCGCTGTCGGCGGCACCGCCGTCCGGTGGCCTCATCGAGGCCGGGCTGGCGTTGGCGGTGCTGGACGAAGAGGTAGCCTCGGATGACGTGAGCTTTCGTCATCAGCTGTTGCAGGAGTACTTCGCCGCCCGCCGGCTGGCCGCGGCGCCCGCTCCTGATCGGGTGTGCCAGGCCTGGCGGGCGGTCGACGTGGTACCCAGCGTGGCCGAACTGTTGGCCGCGATCCCGGCCGGCGAGCCGCTGCCGCCGCTGCCGGCGACCGGCTGGGAGGAGACAACCGGCCTGGCCGCCGAGATGGCCACGGATGCGACCGCCTTCCTGGAGGGCGTCGCGGCGGCGAACCTGGCCCTGGCCGGCGCCATCGCCGCGCGGCCCGACGTGGCCGCCCGGCTCGACAACGGGTTCGTCGACGACCTGCGATCTCGCCTGACGTTGCGCAGCCGCGACGGGGCGGCGGACGTGCGGGCCCGTATCGCCGCCGCGCGGGCCCTGGGCACGCTGGGCGACCCGCGCTGGCCGCGCCGCGCAGGCCCCGACGGCGACCATCTGGCCCCGCCGCTCCTCGAGATCGCCGCCGGCGACTACCCGCTCGGCCGGGCCGAGCCCTTCGAGGCGCTCGGGCGGCAGTGGTGGGCGCGCTACACGCCGCACACCGTCCGGTTGGATCGCTTCGCGATGGGCCGGTTCCCGGTGACGAACGCCGAATGGGCGTGCTTCATGGCAGCCGACGGATACGAGGACGAGCGCTGGTGGGACACCCCGGCGGCGGCCGACTGGCGCCGCGGCGTCGGCACGACGCTCGGCATCCATCTAAGCGTTCAGGAGTGGGTGCGGCGCTACCGGGCCAACCCCGATCTGCTGGCGGCGACGCGCCGCGAGGGCGGCTTCACGCATGAGGTCTTTGAGCGCTGGCGGCGGCGCCTGGCCATGACCGAGACCGAGTTGGCGCTGCATCTGGCTGAGCTGTACCCGTCGGAGCGCAAGACGGCACCGCGGCAATGGACCAACGGCCGCTTCAACCACCCCGCGCAGCCGGTCGTGGCCGTCACTTGGTACGAGGCGCGGGCCTACTGCAACTGGCTCGCGGCGCAGACTGGCCGGCCGTTCCGGCTGCCGACCGACGCCGAGTTCGAGGCCGCGGCGCGGGGGCCAAGCGGCCGCGACTACCCGTGGGGCGGGCCCTTCGACCCGGCGCGGCTCAACTGCGTGCTCAGCCACATCATGACCACGACGCCCGTCGGCGTCTACCCGGACGGCGACACGTCGGATGGCTTCAGCGACCTGTCGGGCAACGTCGAGACCTGGACCAGCACCTTGGTCGGCACCGGTGACGACACGGCCCCGGACGGACCGCGCGAGTGGCACCGCGACCTTGAGGCGGTCGACGTGCCGTCATCGCAGCGCCGGGTGGTCCGCGGGGGCTGCTGGATGGACAACCATTCGCGGGTCCATCCGAGCTACGGCGTGGGGTACGGCCCGGACTTCTGTCCCGATTCGGTGGGGCTGCGCCTGGCGTGCAGCCTGGACGGGTCCACAACGGTGCCAGCATGA
- a CDS encoding ClbS/DfsB family four-helix bundle protein, whose amino-acid sequence MDDLDAQRSAMMAEIDAGFRRFTAFLAALDDADLTGPTDAAGWTAKDHVAHLTAWAGSMIAVLDGRPRWEAIGVTPEVWQTITDTYDVINAAIQARHRDTLPAEVRTDFDGTHRALVARIESMATADLVRPYVHFQPWATGRDDPLYGYLLGNTVGHYDEHRGYVEEMVSARPT is encoded by the coding sequence TTGGATGACCTGGACGCCCAACGAAGCGCGATGATGGCGGAGATCGACGCCGGCTTCCGGCGCTTCACTGCGTTCCTGGCCGCGCTGGACGACGCCGACCTCACCGGTCCGACGGACGCCGCCGGCTGGACGGCCAAGGACCATGTGGCCCACCTCACCGCCTGGGCGGGCTCGATGATCGCCGTCTTGGACGGCCGGCCGCGCTGGGAGGCGATCGGCGTCACACCCGAGGTCTGGCAGACGATCACGGACACGTACGACGTGATCAACGCCGCGATTCAAGCGCGGCACCGCGACACGCTGCCGGCCGAAGTTCGCACCGACTTCGACGGTACGCACCGCGCCCTTGTCGCGCGGATCGAGTCGATGGCCACGGCCGATCTGGTCCGGCCGTACGTCCACTTCCAGCCGTGGGCGACCGGGCGGGACGATCCGCTGTATGGCTACCTGCTCGGGAACACGGTCGGGCATTACGACGAGCACCGGGGGTATGTGGAGGAGATGGTCAGCGCTCGGCCCACCTGA
- a CDS encoding DoxX family protein gives MPTNTLSRVAHRQIAEPPIAQFLFSDTRLAPLWTIIRLYLGYAWLTAGWGKLTNPAGVWVGAKSGTAVTGFIQGALTKTGGEHPDVGSWYAAFLERIALPNAVLFSYLVTYGELLVGVALILGLLTGFAAFFGGFMNASFLFSGAVSTNPVLLLLAILVILAWRVAGYWGLDRWVLPMLGVPGIPGTLFDPSTATAMPPLPPIRPT, from the coding sequence ATGCCGACGAACACCCTGTCCCGTGTGGCTCATCGTCAGATCGCCGAGCCGCCGATCGCGCAGTTCCTGTTTTCGGATACCCGACTGGCGCCGCTCTGGACGATCATCCGCCTCTACCTCGGCTACGCATGGCTCACGGCCGGCTGGGGAAAGCTGACGAACCCGGCCGGCGTCTGGGTCGGAGCCAAGTCCGGCACGGCCGTGACCGGCTTCATCCAGGGCGCGCTGACGAAGACCGGCGGCGAACACCCCGATGTCGGCAGCTGGTACGCTGCGTTCCTGGAGCGGATCGCGCTGCCGAACGCGGTGCTGTTCTCCTACCTCGTCACGTACGGTGAGCTTCTCGTCGGCGTGGCGTTGATCCTCGGCCTGCTCACGGGATTCGCGGCTTTCTTCGGCGGGTTCATGAACGCCAGCTTCCTGTTCTCCGGCGCGGTTTCGACGAATCCCGTGCTCCTGCTGCTGGCGATTCTGGTCATCCTGGCATGGCGCGTCGCGGGCTACTGGGGCCTCGATCGCTGGGTGTTGCCGATGCTCGGTGTTCCCGGCATTCCGGGCACGCTCTTCGACCCATCGACGGCGACGGCGATGCCGCCGTTGCCGCCGATCCGGCCGACGTGA
- a CDS encoding CHAT domain-containing protein, translating to MRHQIRATAHSVPAVRAEGAASGAQRAAGDGGVLLLQIDPITSGASGTDIRFRYRVHCADLGLDFQEFESPKLLASNGTPADSLRAYVAGIYDQMTNQLLRTQDQVNRFKREVEAFGVQLCGQLFPAELTELLWEGRADIAAVRVMSWEPFIPWELIRLKDPKGRDSDDRFLGQYGMVRWLPGRSAARSLPLHDWSFLAATYPNNPADNVTGEVEYFTATLPQRGIQPVQVASTYDAFVEALENPTFDVLHVACHGEAKEDNIDKAVLVITDELVNGRTQSVSITADVVAMTARFGDRQPLVFLNACEAGRLGESLTAWGGWPKRLIDAGAGAVVGASWPVRDVASNTFATAFYDALIGGRTLAEAASAARGAASGVGDATWLAFKVFGDPHAGR from the coding sequence ATGCGCCACCAGATTCGCGCCACGGCGCACAGCGTACCCGCCGTGCGCGCGGAGGGTGCGGCATCGGGCGCCCAGCGCGCGGCGGGCGACGGCGGGGTGTTGCTCTTGCAGATCGATCCCATCACTTCCGGCGCGTCCGGCACGGACATCCGCTTCCGGTACCGCGTGCACTGCGCGGACCTTGGGCTCGACTTCCAAGAGTTCGAGTCGCCGAAGCTGCTGGCCAGCAACGGGACGCCCGCGGATTCGCTGCGGGCCTACGTCGCCGGCATCTACGACCAGATGACGAACCAGCTCCTGCGCACTCAGGATCAGGTGAATCGCTTCAAGCGCGAAGTCGAAGCCTTCGGCGTGCAGCTGTGCGGGCAACTGTTCCCCGCCGAGCTGACGGAACTGCTCTGGGAGGGGCGGGCGGACATCGCGGCGGTGCGGGTCATGTCGTGGGAGCCCTTCATTCCGTGGGAGCTGATCCGGCTGAAGGACCCGAAGGGACGCGATTCCGACGACCGCTTCCTCGGCCAGTACGGCATGGTCCGCTGGCTCCCCGGCCGCAGCGCCGCGCGGTCCCTGCCGCTCCATGACTGGAGCTTCCTGGCCGCCACCTACCCGAACAACCCCGCCGACAACGTAACCGGCGAGGTCGAGTACTTCACCGCGACGCTTCCCCAGCGCGGGATCCAGCCGGTCCAGGTGGCCTCGACCTACGACGCGTTCGTCGAGGCGCTGGAGAACCCGACGTTCGACGTCCTCCACGTCGCCTGCCACGGCGAGGCCAAGGAAGACAACATCGACAAGGCCGTCCTGGTCATCACGGACGAACTCGTGAACGGCCGAACGCAGAGCGTATCGATCACCGCCGACGTCGTCGCCATGACCGCCCGCTTCGGCGACCGCCAGCCGCTCGTCTTCCTGAACGCCTGCGAGGCCGGCCGCCTGGGCGAAAGCCTGACGGCCTGGGGCGGCTGGCCGAAGCGGCTGATCGATGCGGGCGCGGGGGCTGTGGTCGGCGCGTCGTGGCCGGTGCGAGACGTGGCGTCCAACACGTTTGCGACGGCGTTTTACGATGCGTTGATTGGGGGGAGGACGTTGGCGGAGGCGGCGAGTGCGGCGCGGGGGGCGGCTTCGGGGGTGGGGGATGCGACTTGGTTGGCGTTTAAGGTGTTTGGGGATCCGCATGCGGGGAGGTGA
- a CDS encoding AAA family ATPase, with translation MADVKINIPGFGEIDGHSPIVILGPNGSGKTQLAQKIASDNQVSAISAQRRTWVDEGLPVQEEHQLRSNMQSQQNRWREHSWQPTEEINFLLSTLIQDHTNILTRRNEEAIEAETSLDPVRDTKLIRLQDLWTRLFPKRKLEISGFFPKVRRLDADDEMPLYQLRQMSDGERTVLYMAARVLAAQEQLILVDEPELHMHSRLSVRFWDEAEKLRPDCRFLYITHDLNFTMSRRDATVLITRPGDVAEAVFAQNIPSSIAMEILGAATLPFYAKRIFFFEGEPGRGFASEFFAAWFDGVETFTIPSGNRASVFAAVSGLATVGLAAADVIGLVDRDYYSDSALRVSVSGVTVLDLHEIESVLCDQQVVAALAEHLGKDTGSVWRSFLDCVRKEYNGQNLSAVVAQRVRSRVRELLDGAFNGGQIATSLEQTCSNHCKSLEALDVPAKTSAMFTEESQRVQSAVITGGVEMLQILPGKHLLGLLSRILGMANASQLQSLVIRSLDMRHLGTNDPLFALPGRRSKRHSWPICRHAEYSSYHSRPISGSFRE, from the coding sequence GTGGCCGACGTCAAGATAAACATACCTGGGTTCGGCGAGATTGACGGCCACTCGCCGATCGTTATCCTAGGACCGAATGGGTCCGGAAAGACACAGCTTGCGCAAAAGATCGCATCTGACAATCAAGTCAGCGCTATCAGTGCTCAGCGCCGCACTTGGGTCGATGAGGGCCTTCCCGTCCAGGAAGAGCATCAGTTACGCAGCAATATGCAATCGCAACAGAATCGATGGAGGGAACACTCGTGGCAGCCAACAGAAGAGATCAACTTTTTGCTCTCGACACTAATTCAAGACCACACGAACATCCTTACCCGAAGAAACGAGGAAGCAATAGAGGCGGAAACATCGTTGGATCCCGTCCGGGACACCAAACTGATTAGGCTTCAGGACCTCTGGACAAGGTTGTTTCCCAAGCGCAAGCTAGAGATTAGTGGATTCTTCCCGAAAGTCAGACGCCTAGACGCCGACGACGAGATGCCGCTGTACCAGCTTAGGCAGATGAGCGATGGCGAGAGAACTGTGCTATACATGGCGGCCCGGGTGCTAGCAGCACAGGAACAACTAATCCTTGTGGATGAACCCGAGCTGCACATGCACAGCAGGCTGTCAGTGCGGTTTTGGGACGAGGCCGAGAAATTGCGACCCGACTGTAGATTTCTATACATCACTCACGATCTGAACTTCACGATGTCACGTAGGGATGCAACGGTTCTAATAACTCGGCCTGGTGATGTGGCCGAAGCCGTGTTCGCCCAAAATATCCCTTCCTCGATCGCTATGGAGATCCTTGGCGCTGCAACCTTGCCGTTCTACGCCAAGAGAATCTTCTTTTTCGAGGGTGAGCCGGGAAGAGGGTTCGCAAGCGAATTCTTTGCGGCGTGGTTTGATGGCGTTGAGACATTCACAATCCCGTCCGGAAATCGAGCGTCGGTTTTCGCGGCTGTGTCTGGCTTAGCCACGGTAGGGCTCGCGGCAGCAGATGTAATTGGTCTCGTGGATCGTGACTACTACTCTGATTCTGCCCTTAGGGTAAGTGTCAGTGGTGTGACCGTTCTTGATCTTCACGAGATCGAGAGCGTACTGTGTGATCAACAAGTGGTGGCCGCGCTGGCAGAACACCTCGGCAAGGATACAGGATCAGTGTGGCGGTCGTTTCTGGACTGCGTGCGTAAGGAGTACAACGGGCAGAATTTGAGTGCGGTGGTGGCGCAGCGGGTGCGATCGCGTGTACGCGAACTTCTTGATGGCGCCTTTAACGGAGGCCAGATTGCTACTAGTCTCGAGCAGACGTGTTCGAATCACTGCAAGAGTCTCGAGGCACTTGATGTCCCAGCCAAGACATCCGCTATGTTCACGGAGGAATCTCAACGTGTGCAGTCTGCCGTCATCACTGGGGGGGTGGAAATGTTACAGATCCTCCCCGGAAAGCACTTGCTCGGCCTGCTTTCGCGTATACTGGGAATGGCCAACGCGTCGCAGCTCCAATCCCTGGTAATTCGCTCACTCGACATGCGGCACCTTGGGACTAACGATCCTCTCTTCGCGCTCCCGGGGCGAAGATCGAAGCGGCACTCCTGGCCTATCTGCCGGCACGCAGAATATAGTTCCTATCACTCTAGGCCGATAAGTGGTTCATTCAGAGAGTGA
- a CDS encoding tyrosine-type recombinase/integrase, protein MTTSDNDQQFTAQTMEEAIRLFSVVGMPARGLSARTRVEYGNDLAEFARFVADRGLSQLGEVSLRHLEAYMAHLDGRGLKASSTNRKAQTLKSFFRFLHDQSVLSENIAARLVPPRIPRREPRFLSEIEYKELLRTCSHSPRDAALVELLLQTGMRLSEVAGLTWSDVELPAKVTPEPDNVGHARITRKGGKVVLVPLNYKACRVLKTWKATRHKRAEGCDAVFVSKYGLRLSKRAIQDTVAKHLAAAKITGASVHSLRHTMATHHIARGTDLKTVQETLGHADLATTALYVSLAKQAQKRALQEHAL, encoded by the coding sequence ATGACCACCAGCGACAACGATCAACAGTTCACCGCCCAGACGATGGAGGAGGCCATCCGGCTCTTCTCGGTCGTTGGTATGCCGGCCCGAGGGCTGTCAGCGCGCACGAGAGTCGAGTATGGCAACGATTTGGCGGAGTTCGCCCGGTTCGTTGCGGATCGTGGCCTCTCACAGCTTGGCGAGGTGTCCCTCCGGCACCTTGAGGCATACATGGCCCATCTGGACGGGCGCGGGCTCAAGGCCAGCTCGACGAATCGGAAGGCCCAGACCTTGAAGAGCTTCTTCCGCTTCCTTCACGATCAGAGCGTCCTATCTGAGAACATCGCCGCCCGGCTCGTCCCACCGCGGATCCCGAGGCGCGAGCCTCGGTTCCTCAGTGAGATCGAGTACAAGGAGCTCCTGCGCACCTGCTCCCACAGTCCACGCGACGCGGCGCTCGTGGAGCTTCTCCTGCAGACCGGCATGCGGCTGTCTGAGGTTGCCGGCCTGACGTGGTCTGATGTGGAGCTGCCGGCGAAGGTGACGCCCGAGCCGGACAACGTTGGGCACGCCCGGATCACCCGGAAGGGTGGAAAGGTCGTCCTCGTGCCGCTCAACTACAAGGCCTGTCGGGTGCTCAAGACCTGGAAGGCTACGCGGCACAAGAGGGCTGAGGGGTGTGATGCCGTGTTCGTCTCCAAATACGGCTTGAGGCTCTCCAAGCGGGCGATCCAGGACACGGTGGCCAAGCATCTGGCGGCCGCGAAGATCACCGGCGCCTCCGTTCACAGCCTTCGGCACACGATGGCGACCCACCACATCGCCCGAGGCACCGATCTCAAGACCGTGCAGGAGACCCTGGGGCATGCCGACCTGGCGACCACCGCTCTCTACGTGTCTCTGGCCAAGCAGGCGCAGAAGCGGGCGCTGCAGGAGCATGCACTATGA